Proteins found in one Maridesulfovibrio sp. genomic segment:
- the fliN gene encoding flagellar motor switch protein FliN: MMSDDLDQDKLAQEWADALTDDSDGGDPLGGDPGDGNDAALADEWAAALGEQDDAGGSDDDALADEWAAALGEQGDDGGIGADTGGGGGDDADLADEWAAALAEDTGDDIRKEKEQEFLRTQTRDAEFKDLTNEAKNPRHDGSRRDLDFILDIPLDVSAELGRAKMLINELLQLGTGSVVELTKLAGEPLEIYVNGKLVARGEAVVINEKFGIRLTDIISPIERVKHLA; the protein is encoded by the coding sequence ATGATGTCAGATGATCTTGATCAGGATAAACTCGCGCAGGAATGGGCTGATGCCCTTACTGACGATTCCGACGGCGGTGATCCTCTGGGAGGTGATCCCGGTGACGGTAATGACGCGGCTTTAGCCGATGAATGGGCTGCCGCACTCGGAGAACAGGATGATGCCGGCGGTTCTGACGATGACGCACTTGCTGATGAGTGGGCTGCTGCCCTTGGAGAGCAGGGCGATGATGGCGGAATCGGTGCTGATACCGGAGGTGGCGGCGGAGATGACGCTGATCTTGCCGATGAGTGGGCTGCCGCGCTGGCAGAGGATACCGGTGATGACATCCGTAAGGAGAAAGAACAGGAATTTCTGCGTACCCAGACTCGTGATGCCGAATTCAAGGATCTGACTAACGAAGCAAAAAATCCCCGTCATGACGGCTCAAGGCGCGATCTCGATTTTATTCTTGATATCCCGCTGGATGTTTCCGCTGAGCTTGGTCGGGCCAAGATGCTGATCAATGAACTTTTGCAGCTTGGAACCGGTTCTGTTGTGGAATTGACCAAGCTGGCCGGGGAACCGCTTGAAATTTACGTTAACGGCAAGCTGGTCGCACGTGGTGAGGCCGTTGTCATCAACGAAAAATTCGGTATCAGGCTGACGGACATCATCAGCCCTATCGAACGGGTGAAGCATCTTGCCTAA
- a CDS encoding flagellar basal body-associated protein FliL yields the protein MADDSAEAPKKKGGILKWIILLLLLGALGGGGFFAYQKFFAAQPEDTADDQQQQEQAAEGEDPGTLPGDGFTVTLPTFVVNLADPLGRRYLKLGIDVEVVSEEAVAELSKKEPMVKDTLILLLSSKTFQDLSTMESKILLKKEIVDRLNQILGGSKVLQVYFTDMVIQ from the coding sequence ATGGCTGACGATAGTGCTGAGGCACCAAAAAAGAAAGGTGGGATACTTAAGTGGATAATTCTTCTCCTGCTTTTGGGCGCACTTGGTGGCGGTGGTTTTTTTGCGTACCAGAAATTTTTTGCCGCCCAGCCTGAAGATACTGCTGACGATCAGCAACAGCAGGAACAGGCTGCAGAGGGTGAAGATCCCGGAACACTTCCCGGTGACGGTTTTACCGTTACCTTGCCTACTTTTGTGGTCAACCTTGCGGATCCGCTGGGGCGCAGGTACCTTAAGCTGGGTATTGATGTGGAAGTTGTCAGCGAAGAAGCTGTGGCCGAGCTTTCCAAAAAGGAACCCATGGTCAAGGATACCCTGATTCTGTTGCTTTCCAGCAAGACATTTCAGGATCTTTCCACTATGGAAAGTAAGATTCTCCTGAAGAAAGAAATTGTGGACCGCTTGAATCAGATTCTGGGCGGCTCCAAAGTTTTACAAGTATATTTTACGGATATGGTTATCCAGTAG
- a CDS encoding OmpA family protein, whose translation MGRDKVKKPPDPGGAWLVTFSDLVTLLLTFFVLLLSMASMDQSFITRVTIMPAELGFLDKRGSGRVTAKVKLVSEFLERPWEVLEKQDRIKDLLFPDDVLPPDMDRATLDENLKVLAKPEGVALVLTDKLLFPLGKSELDERAKTLLYQFVPVLDYLGAADVNVAGYTDNVGGMSQSNFQLSGERAMSVLTYFVEQGIKNDRLTVSACGPTFPMYKNTTPEGRAQNRRVEILIKTTPPMGGY comes from the coding sequence ATGGGCCGTGATAAAGTTAAAAAGCCGCCGGATCCGGGCGGGGCTTGGCTGGTCACCTTTTCAGATCTGGTGACCCTGCTTTTGACTTTTTTTGTTCTCTTGCTAAGTATGGCATCAATGGACCAGAGTTTTATTACCCGTGTAACTATCATGCCTGCGGAACTTGGCTTTCTTGATAAACGCGGTTCCGGACGGGTAACAGCCAAGGTCAAGCTCGTAAGCGAATTTCTGGAAAGGCCGTGGGAAGTGCTGGAAAAGCAGGACCGCATCAAGGACCTTCTTTTCCCGGATGATGTACTTCCTCCGGATATGGATAGGGCCACGCTTGATGAAAATCTGAAAGTGCTGGCCAAACCGGAAGGGGTTGCGCTTGTGCTTACGGACAAGCTATTGTTCCCTCTGGGTAAGTCGGAACTTGACGAGAGGGCGAAAACCCTGCTTTACCAGTTTGTTCCTGTGCTTGATTACCTTGGTGCGGCTGATGTGAATGTCGCCGGGTATACTGACAATGTGGGTGGCATGAGCCAGTCCAATTTTCAACTTTCCGGTGAAAGGGCTATGTCCGTGCTGACATATTTTGTGGAGCAGGGTATAAAAAACGATAGGCTGACTGTTTCTGCCTGCGGGCCGACTTTTCCCATGTACAAAAATACAACCCCGGAAGGTCGCGCGCAGAACAGACGTGTTGAAATTTTGATTAAAACAACTCCGCCAATGGGCGGGTATTAG
- a CDS encoding flagellar motor protein MotB produces the protein MGRKKKPPEAEGQPLWLITFSDLMTLMLTFFVLLVSMSVVDERRKLVVLGSIIGTFGFGSRGYDVLSDTDSRKTVQVGPMELQDNLEAIKPLLWEFAEDDLRFESNRFVQILSIGADVLFTPDSTRISIEGARILDTVLPVLKQVKHPVLVAGHTSILRDEMGEDYRVEDRDLIPDISWKLSLSRSLAVYNYLIRNGMNPDMLKMEAFGKFRPRHPNSTPEGRKMNRRVDLVLDTRSAAVSKEIKEYQPPRKENDQFKFDDFVFPIDDAENPPKRQ, from the coding sequence ATGGGTAGGAAGAAGAAGCCGCCAGAAGCTGAGGGGCAGCCTTTATGGCTGATCACTTTCAGTGACCTGATGACCCTGATGCTCACCTTTTTTGTCCTGTTGGTGAGTATGTCGGTCGTTGACGAACGTCGTAAACTGGTGGTTCTCGGTTCTATCATCGGTACTTTCGGTTTTGGTTCACGTGGTTATGATGTGCTTTCCGATACCGATTCCCGTAAAACAGTTCAGGTCGGCCCCATGGAGCTGCAGGATAATCTCGAGGCCATCAAGCCGCTGCTCTGGGAATTTGCTGAAGATGATTTACGTTTTGAATCAAACAGGTTCGTGCAGATTCTTTCAATCGGTGCCGATGTCCTTTTCACTCCCGACAGCACCAGAATTTCAATTGAAGGAGCGCGGATTCTCGATACGGTTCTACCGGTGCTAAAGCAGGTTAAACATCCGGTTCTGGTGGCCGGGCATACTTCGATCCTGCGCGACGAAATGGGCGAAGATTACCGGGTAGAAGACCGGGACCTTATCCCGGATATCTCATGGAAACTTTCTTTGAGCAGGTCTCTTGCCGTATACAACTACCTGATTCGTAACGGCATGAATCCGGATATGCTTAAGATGGAGGCATTTGGAAAATTCAGGCCCCGACATCCAAACTCCACCCCTGAAGGACGCAAGATGAATCGCAGGGTTGATCTGGTTCTTGATACACGTAGCGCAGCTGTTTCCAAGGAAATCAAGGAATACCAGCCACCGCGAAAGGAAAACGATCAATTTAAGTTTGATGATTTTGTCTTCCCGATTGACGATGCCGAAAACCCGCCCAAAAGGCAGTGA
- a CDS encoding MotA/TolQ/ExbB proton channel family protein, with protein MDLGTVIGIVLSFGLVLAAILVGSPLGIFISVPSVLIVIGGTIGASLVNYPMGHVLGVVGIIKKTFFSNLESPSEIIDKFMDFANRARREGILSLEPALKSIEDDFLRKGLQLTVDGLEPQVIQDILETEIQYLENRHETGAEILKVFADFAPAMGMIGTVIGLVQMLQTMSDPSTIGPAMAVALLTTLYGAIFANLVFTPMSGKLKTRSKEEILLREMVMEGIISISKGENPKIIEEKLNSFLPPKIRKITD; from the coding sequence ATGGATCTGGGTACAGTAATAGGGATAGTGCTTTCGTTCGGGCTTGTTCTTGCGGCTATTCTGGTCGGAAGTCCGCTGGGTATTTTTATTTCCGTTCCGTCAGTTCTGATTGTTATCGGGGGGACCATCGGGGCCTCGCTGGTAAACTATCCCATGGGTCATGTCCTCGGGGTAGTCGGGATTATAAAAAAGACCTTCTTTTCAAATCTTGAATCCCCGTCGGAAATTATCGACAAGTTCATGGATTTCGCCAACCGTGCCCGCCGCGAAGGAATCCTTTCTCTCGAACCGGCTTTGAAGTCCATTGAAGACGATTTCCTGCGCAAAGGGTTGCAGCTGACTGTGGATGGTCTTGAGCCTCAGGTTATTCAGGATATTCTGGAAACAGAGATTCAGTATCTTGAGAACAGGCATGAAACAGGGGCTGAAATTCTGAAAGTTTTTGCGGACTTTGCTCCGGCTATGGGCATGATCGGTACTGTTATCGGTCTGGTGCAGATGCTCCAGACTATGAGTGATCCCAGTACAATCGGTCCGGCAATGGCTGTTGCGCTGTTGACCACTCTCTACGGCGCAATTTTCGCGAACCTTGTTTTCACTCCCATGTCAGGAAAGCTCAAGACCCGCAGTAAGGAAGAAATTCTGCTCCGGGAAATGGTTATGGAAGGAATTATCTCTATCTCGAAAGGTGAAAACCCCAAGATTATCGAGGAGAAGCTGAATAGCTTCCTGCCTCCTAAAATACGTAAGATCACTGATTAG
- a CDS encoding YggS family pyridoxal phosphate-dependent enzyme — protein sequence MSNREKELIENISEVKEEVAEACLRCGRKPEEVTVMAVSKLHAASDIEILYNAGHRCFGESYVQEALAKQEELSGLDIDWHFIGGLQSKKAKQVSGRFSAVHSVDSSKLAGLLNKKAETLGVVQNILIQVNTACEEQKCGVNEETLPALIEEVQGYGNLKLTGLMCLPPFFGDPEGARPYFARLRMLSEGMEKLFGISLPELSMGMTGDFRVAIEEGSTMIRVGTKIFGTRPGY from the coding sequence ATGAGTAACAGGGAAAAAGAACTTATTGAAAATATATCAGAGGTTAAGGAAGAAGTAGCAGAGGCCTGCCTGCGGTGCGGGCGTAAACCGGAAGAAGTCACCGTTATGGCGGTCTCAAAACTTCATGCCGCCTCTGATATTGAGATTTTATACAACGCCGGACATCGCTGTTTCGGGGAATCCTATGTACAGGAAGCCCTTGCAAAGCAGGAGGAACTTTCCGGGTTGGATATAGATTGGCATTTTATCGGCGGACTGCAGTCCAAAAAGGCCAAGCAGGTTTCCGGTAGATTCAGCGCCGTACACAGCGTGGACTCATCCAAACTGGCCGGGCTGCTGAATAAAAAGGCTGAAACACTGGGTGTTGTCCAGAATATACTTATTCAGGTCAATACTGCTTGTGAAGAACAGAAGTGTGGTGTCAACGAGGAAACGCTTCCGGCTTTGATCGAAGAAGTTCAGGGTTACGGCAATCTGAAGTTGACAGGACTTATGTGCTTACCTCCTTTTTTCGGAGATCCGGAGGGAGCCAGACCTTATTTTGCAAGGCTGCGTATGCTTTCTGAAGGTATGGAGAAGTTATTCGGAATAAGTCTGCCGGAGCTTTCAATGGGGATGACCGGAGACTTCCGGGTAGCCATTGAGGAAGGTTCCACCATGATCAGGGTCGGGACAAAAATTTTCGGCACAAGGCCGGGTTACTAA
- the era gene encoding GTPase Era: protein MSEEYKFGWVALIGPPNAGKSTLMNHYLGQKVAIVSPKPQTTRNRISGILSDENSQVVFLDTPGIHRMRGKMNRFLLDSAWEALGNADAIVVLFDAALYASKPHLMEQELAPVAKPVNQSHKKIFVAVNKVDKVKDKAMLLPVMEKAQQLWPEAEFIPVSALKGEGADVLLEKVVEALPEGPPMFPEDQVSTVPMRFMASETVREKLFMSLQQELPYSTAVEIEFWNEEPDRNLVNIGAIIYTTKKNHKGMIIGKGGQNLKKIGTQARRELEDMLEMKVMLELWVKVREGWTEDVGFLRSLGLGE from the coding sequence ATGTCAGAAGAATATAAATTCGGTTGGGTGGCTTTGATCGGCCCTCCCAATGCAGGTAAATCCACTCTCATGAACCATTATCTGGGGCAGAAGGTGGCAATTGTTTCCCCTAAACCCCAGACCACCCGAAACCGCATCAGCGGTATCCTGAGTGATGAAAATTCGCAGGTTGTTTTTCTGGATACTCCCGGTATTCACCGTATGCGCGGCAAGATGAACCGCTTTTTACTGGATTCAGCATGGGAAGCTCTGGGCAATGCCGACGCTATTGTGGTTCTTTTTGATGCTGCCCTCTATGCGTCCAAGCCGCATCTCATGGAACAGGAACTCGCTCCGGTGGCCAAACCCGTCAATCAGTCACACAAAAAGATTTTTGTCGCGGTCAACAAGGTTGATAAAGTCAAAGATAAGGCCATGCTTCTTCCGGTAATGGAAAAAGCGCAGCAGCTTTGGCCGGAGGCTGAATTTATTCCCGTTTCCGCCCTAAAAGGTGAGGGTGCCGACGTGCTTTTGGAAAAAGTGGTTGAAGCTCTGCCGGAAGGGCCGCCCATGTTTCCCGAAGATCAGGTTTCCACCGTGCCTATGCGTTTCATGGCATCAGAAACCGTGCGTGAAAAACTTTTTATGAGTCTGCAGCAGGAACTTCCTTATTCCACTGCGGTTGAAATTGAATTTTGGAACGAGGAGCCGGACCGCAATCTGGTAAATATCGGCGCGATTATTTATACAACCAAGAAGAACCACAAGGGTATGATCATCGGTAAGGGTGGACAAAACCTTAAGAAAATAGGCACTCAAGCTAGACGTGAGTTGGAAGATATGCTGGAGATGAAAGTTATGCTCGAGCTGTGGGTCAAGGTACGTGAAGGCTGGACCGAGGATGTGGGATTTTTGCGCTCCTTGGGGCTGGGTGAATAG
- the topA gene encoding type I DNA topoisomerase, with protein MSKDLIVVESPAKVKTISKFLGRNYQVAASVGHVRDLPKNKLGVDEDGDFTPQYQVIPGKEDVVNKLKKAAAKADHVFLAPDPDREGEAIGWHVAAIIKEVNENVSRIQFNEITARAVKEALEHPQQLNEQLFDSQQARRILDRLVGYKISPILWKKVKRGISAGRVQSVALKLVVEREKARRAFIPEEYWLFKAHMEGKNPPPFVADLWKVDGKKAEIGSAEEAEALQNNVKGASFEITDLTEKERKRNPLPPYITSTLQQDANRRLGYSAKRTMTLAQRLYEGVELGDKGTTALITYMRTDSVRIANEARDAAKEVILDKYGAEFYPPKPRVFKSKGGAQDAHEAIRPVDATIMPEDVKSFLPADQFKVYKLIWNRFIASQMAQARFWDTVVTIQANNTIWRSKGERLLFPGFMRVTGKTGDEKLIELPKLEKGEVLKVEKIDSEQKFTQPPARYSEASLVRELEEKGIGRPSTYASIISTIQDRGYVNLEEKKFIPTELGFVVSNQLSEHFKELMDVGFTAAMEKQLDDVAEGKLEWTSLMKKFADGFYPTLETASKEMKRGGEDTGITCEKCGSPMVIKFGRTGEFLGCSNYPDCKNIVNFTRDDKGKIVVLEEEPPEETGVTCEKCGSPMAIKRSSRGEFLGCTGYPDCRNIKNFERDDEGKIKVVETPSAQIVGKCPDCDDGDLIIKHARTGSRFIACSNYPDCKHAKPFSTGVKCPREGCKGELVEKSSRRGKLFYSCDQYPDCDYAVWYPPIDGPCPKCGHPVLVKKTTRAKGEHIACPEKGCGYVQGEEEG; from the coding sequence ATGAGCAAAGATTTGATTGTTGTTGAGTCCCCGGCAAAGGTGAAGACTATCAGTAAGTTTCTTGGCAGGAACTATCAGGTTGCTGCGTCCGTAGGTCATGTCCGCGATCTGCCCAAGAACAAACTTGGAGTCGATGAAGATGGTGATTTCACGCCCCAGTATCAGGTCATTCCCGGTAAGGAAGATGTGGTCAACAAACTGAAGAAGGCAGCGGCTAAAGCCGATCATGTCTTCCTCGCACCTGACCCCGACCGCGAAGGGGAGGCCATCGGCTGGCATGTTGCGGCCATTATCAAGGAAGTGAACGAGAACGTCAGTCGTATCCAGTTCAACGAAATTACCGCACGGGCCGTTAAAGAAGCTTTGGAACATCCACAGCAGCTTAACGAGCAGCTTTTTGACTCGCAGCAGGCCCGCCGTATTCTTGATCGTCTGGTGGGTTACAAAATTTCTCCCATTCTCTGGAAAAAGGTTAAACGCGGAATTTCCGCAGGTCGTGTCCAGTCCGTTGCGCTTAAGCTGGTAGTGGAAAGGGAAAAAGCCCGACGGGCCTTTATCCCTGAGGAATACTGGCTCTTCAAGGCGCACATGGAAGGTAAGAACCCACCTCCTTTTGTGGCCGATCTCTGGAAAGTTGACGGCAAAAAAGCTGAGATAGGTTCTGCTGAAGAAGCCGAAGCACTCCAGAATAATGTGAAGGGCGCGTCTTTTGAGATTACCGATCTCACTGAGAAGGAACGCAAGCGCAATCCCCTGCCTCCCTATATTACTTCTACTTTGCAGCAGGATGCCAACCGCAGGCTCGGCTATTCCGCCAAGCGGACCATGACCCTTGCCCAGCGTCTTTACGAAGGGGTTGAGCTCGGGGACAAGGGAACCACCGCACTGATCACCTATATGCGTACCGACTCCGTGCGAATCGCCAATGAAGCGCGTGATGCCGCCAAGGAAGTGATTCTTGATAAGTACGGTGCTGAATTTTATCCGCCCAAACCGCGGGTCTTTAAATCAAAGGGCGGGGCTCAGGATGCTCATGAAGCCATTCGCCCGGTTGATGCGACTATTATGCCTGAGGATGTTAAATCTTTCCTTCCCGCTGACCAGTTCAAGGTCTACAAGCTTATCTGGAATAGGTTTATCGCTTCGCAGATGGCTCAGGCCCGTTTCTGGGACACAGTAGTAACAATTCAGGCTAACAATACCATCTGGCGTTCAAAGGGCGAACGGTTGCTCTTTCCCGGTTTCATGCGCGTAACAGGTAAGACCGGTGACGAAAAGCTCATCGAGCTGCCCAAGCTGGAAAAGGGTGAAGTGCTCAAAGTCGAAAAGATTGACAGTGAGCAGAAATTCACTCAGCCTCCGGCTCGTTATTCCGAGGCTTCCCTTGTTCGCGAACTGGAAGAAAAGGGCATCGGCAGGCCGTCTACATACGCATCAATCATTTCCACCATTCAGGATCGCGGCTACGTGAATCTGGAGGAAAAGAAATTTATTCCCACTGAATTGGGATTTGTGGTCAGCAATCAGCTTTCCGAACATTTCAAGGAACTTATGGATGTCGGGTTCACCGCCGCCATGGAAAAGCAGCTTGATGATGTTGCCGAAGGGAAGCTTGAGTGGACCTCACTGATGAAAAAATTCGCTGACGGGTTTTATCCCACACTTGAAACCGCATCCAAGGAAATGAAGCGCGGCGGAGAGGATACCGGGATTACCTGCGAAAAATGCGGATCACCCATGGTTATCAAGTTCGGACGGACCGGTGAATTTCTCGGCTGCTCCAACTATCCGGACTGTAAGAATATTGTTAACTTCACTCGTGACGATAAAGGTAAAATTGTCGTTCTTGAAGAAGAGCCGCCGGAAGAGACCGGGGTTACCTGTGAAAAATGCGGTAGTCCCATGGCGATCAAACGTTCAAGCCGGGGTGAATTCCTCGGATGTACCGGATATCCGGACTGCCGGAATATCAAGAATTTCGAGCGTGACGATGAGGGTAAGATCAAAGTTGTGGAAACTCCTTCAGCACAGATAGTCGGTAAATGTCCTGACTGTGACGACGGGGACCTGATCATCAAGCATGCCCGCACAGGCAGTAGGTTTATTGCTTGTTCAAATTATCCTGACTGCAAGCACGCCAAGCCATTTTCCACCGGGGTTAAATGTCCCCGCGAGGGCTGTAAGGGTGAGTTGGTGGAAAAAAGCTCCCGCCGCGGCAAGCTCTTTTATTCCTGTGACCAGTACCCGGATTGCGATTATGCTGTCTGGTATCCGCCTATTGATGGTCCCTGCCCCAAGTGCGGACATCCTGTTCTGGTCAAGAAGACTACCCGCGCCAAAGGCGAGCATATTGCCTGCCCGGAAAAAGGTTGCGGATATGTTCAGGGTGAAGAAGAAGGTTAA
- a CDS encoding Hpt domain-containing protein translates to MGTLEDKIAELNKKYAVALGGRIEELYGYLAAYEKKGSARDLEKFYKSVHAVAGSARTFGLPEVSVKAKDLELSARDGEDIKILYEKLSLLKKCVSS, encoded by the coding sequence ATGGGCACACTTGAAGATAAAATAGCTGAGCTTAATAAAAAATATGCTGTTGCGCTCGGCGGCCGTATTGAAGAGCTGTACGGGTATCTGGCTGCGTATGAAAAAAAAGGTTCTGCCCGTGATCTTGAAAAGTTTTATAAAAGTGTCCATGCTGTGGCCGGTTCGGCACGGACTTTCGGGTTGCCGGAAGTTTCGGTCAAGGCCAAAGACCTGGAACTCTCTGCCCGTGATGGTGAAGATATAAAAATTTTATATGAGAAATTATCCCTTTTGAAAAAGTGTGTTTCTTCCTGA
- a CDS encoding amino acid permease, translated as MENLQKKYGFWTATAMVVGIVIGSGVFFKADNVLKAAGGNLPTALLAWLIGGAIMVVTAYVFSKIATRIEKVNGLVDYFEEAYGEKAGYMVGWFMTFIYYPTLVAVLAWVSANYTVGLIGMKEFLWPLSFIYLTAFFLLNYYSPVLAGKWQVSSTVIKLIPLGLVAVVGGLAGLSSGQTMQNFTQTASEIAGSGGGLAVATLSTAFAYEGWIIATVINAELKDAKKTLPRALVVGTIAVMSIYMLYYLGISGVLTNDQVLAEGDAAPVRVIEMIFGNVGGTMLTVFVIISCLGTLNGLIMGSARGMFSIASRNLGPKASLFKQVNPSTNCTSWSAIIGYFLSCFWLLVWYGNFHGWWGQFMDVSELPIAFLYVIYISIYIWVMKTFTDLGPFSRFLCPLLAGCGSMYIIWGAIQKDMFIHFLILFLVIQAAGVMLMNSSKR; from the coding sequence ATGGAGAATTTACAGAAGAAATACGGTTTCTGGACTGCGACAGCAATGGTTGTGGGGATTGTAATCGGATCCGGGGTTTTCTTTAAGGCTGATAACGTATTAAAAGCCGCGGGCGGAAATCTGCCTACCGCGCTGCTCGCTTGGTTGATAGGTGGCGCGATCATGGTTGTTACCGCATATGTTTTTTCGAAAATAGCGACCCGCATTGAAAAGGTTAACGGTCTGGTAGACTATTTCGAGGAAGCTTACGGTGAAAAGGCCGGCTATATGGTCGGCTGGTTCATGACCTTTATTTATTATCCGACCCTTGTTGCGGTTCTCGCCTGGGTTTCCGCCAACTACACAGTTGGACTCATTGGAATGAAGGAATTTCTGTGGCCCCTTTCTTTCATTTACCTGACTGCATTTTTTCTGCTTAATTATTACTCCCCGGTTCTGGCCGGTAAATGGCAGGTTTCTTCCACTGTAATCAAGCTTATTCCCCTTGGTCTTGTGGCTGTTGTGGGCGGTCTTGCCGGCCTTTCCAGCGGACAGACCATGCAGAATTTCACGCAGACTGCAAGTGAAATTGCAGGCAGCGGCGGCGGTTTGGCTGTGGCGACCCTTTCCACGGCCTTTGCTTACGAAGGCTGGATTATCGCCACCGTAATCAACGCCGAACTTAAAGATGCTAAAAAGACCCTGCCCCGTGCACTGGTTGTCGGTACCATCGCGGTTATGAGCATCTATATGCTTTACTATCTGGGTATTTCCGGCGTGCTGACCAACGATCAGGTTCTCGCTGAAGGCGATGCCGCTCCTGTACGCGTTATTGAAATGATCTTCGGCAATGTGGGCGGCACTATGCTGACCGTGTTCGTTATCATCTCCTGCCTCGGCACCCTTAACGGCCTGATTATGGGCTCTGCACGCGGCATGTTCTCTATTGCGTCACGTAATCTCGGACCTAAGGCAAGTCTTTTTAAGCAGGTTAATCCGTCTACCAACTGTACCAGCTGGTCGGCGATCATCGGTTATTTCCTGTCCTGTTTCTGGCTGCTGGTCTGGTACGGTAACTTCCACGGCTGGTGGGGCCAGTTTATGGATGTTTCAGAGCTGCCCATCGCGTTTCTGTACGTAATTTACATTTCCATTTATATCTGGGTGATGAAAACTTTCACCGACCTCGGACCCTTCAGCCGTTTCCTCTGTCCGCTGTTGGCGGGATGCGGCTCGATGTACATAATCTGGGGTGCCATCCAGAAAGACATGTTCATCCACTTCCTGATCCTGTTCTTGGTAATACAAGCAGCAGGAGTCATGTTGATGAACAGTTCTAAAAGGTAA